The Rhodospirillaceae bacterium genome has a window encoding:
- a CDS encoding class I SAM-dependent methyltransferase, with protein sequence MLNWLTETQDLYTRAGAADLQSKIHEGMLEKFSTPEAANDFITSGRNAWRKSAVVRSQLVMGHSFQGKVLEIGAGSGWCSSLLSNIDEVQHIYCLDYDPVSVELLMPLVQKSFGANPKKIERVLGSYNDMPLQDEIDLVISIGALHHAENLVACLSSCFSALKPGGWLFATEPAYYDSESNSDILKRYKTEDPNALKKYGKITKHEDNSDHYYRISEYIAAGYGAKFDVFPFVFDLDGHRHADDNTLRLRKTSSGFHTNVLYPYFAPNPSNPVFDRLFLMLQKPLNGGIELGHKTSLI encoded by the coding sequence ATGCTCAACTGGTTGACAGAAACGCAGGATCTATATACACGCGCTGGCGCTGCAGACCTTCAGAGTAAAATTCATGAAGGAATGTTAGAAAAATTCAGCACACCCGAAGCTGCTAATGATTTCATCACTTCTGGACGTAACGCGTGGCGTAAATCGGCCGTAGTCCGCAGCCAATTGGTGATGGGGCACAGTTTTCAAGGTAAAGTTCTGGAAATTGGAGCCGGTAGCGGTTGGTGTTCCAGCTTACTATCGAATATTGACGAAGTTCAGCACATCTACTGCCTCGATTATGACCCAGTAAGCGTCGAACTGCTTATGCCATTGGTGCAAAAATCATTCGGCGCCAACCCAAAAAAGATAGAAAGAGTATTAGGCTCTTACAACGACATGCCACTCCAAGATGAAATAGATCTAGTCATTTCAATAGGGGCCTTGCATCATGCAGAAAACCTTGTTGCTTGTCTGTCATCTTGCTTCTCAGCACTGAAGCCAGGAGGCTGGTTGTTCGCAACCGAGCCAGCATATTATGATTCTGAAAGTAATTCAGACATCCTCAAACGTTATAAAACTGAGGATCCAAATGCGCTCAAGAAATATGGCAAAATCACAAAGCATGAAGACAACTCTGATCACTATTACCGCATAAGCGAGTACATTGCAGCTGGGTATGGTGCTAAATTTGATGTCTTTCCATTTGTTTTCGACTTAGATGGCCACCGTCATGCTGACGACAACACTCTGCGCCTTAGAAAGACCAGCTCAGGCTTTCACACCAACGTTCTTTACCCATATTTCGCGCCCAATCCATCCAATCCTGTTTTTGACCGTCTGTTTCTTATGCTTCAAAAACCTTTGAACGGTGGCATAGAACTTGGTCACAAAACTTCTCTGATCTAG